The following proteins are co-located in the Aquarana catesbeiana isolate 2022-GZ linkage group LG02, ASM4218655v1, whole genome shotgun sequence genome:
- the LOC141129582 gene encoding olfactory receptor 52E8-like, with protein MWNSTSFHPDYFLLIGIPGLEDSHLLISIPFSIMYVLALLGNSMLILVISTNEILHQPMYIFLMMLAFCDTLLSTTTVPKTLSIFWFDSHEISFNGCLTEVFFIHFAFGIESSILLLMAYDRYCAICHPLTYAATLTNSFIVKAATIAVLRIFSMAVPFVLLLRKLPFQQSNVIEHTYCEHMSVAKLASADILVNVVYGLIIAASSSGVDMILIIVSYGVIISAVLRLPSSEDRFKAFNTCVSHICVIILFYIPAFFSFIAHRVGHKYISLQFHIIFANLYVLIPPMMNPIIYGVRTKEIRERTLVIFSRLTSNRQ; from the coding sequence ATGTGGAACTCCACCAGCTTCCACCCTGATTATTTCCTCCTGATAGGAATTCCTGGCCTGGAGGACTCACATCTCCTGATCTCCATCCCCTTCTCCATCATGTACGTTTTGGCACTTTTGGGAAACTCTATGCTAATACTGGTCATCTCAACCAATGAGATTCTTCACCAACCAATGTATATCTTCCTGATGATGTTGGCATTCTGTGACACCCTCTTGAGCACCACCACCGTCCCGAAGACCCTCAGCATATTCTGGTTTGATTCTCATGAGATCTCCTTCAATGGATGCCTGACTGAGGTGTTCTTCATCCATTTTGCTTTTGGCATTGAATCATCCATTCTGCTCCTTATGGCCTATGACCGTTACTGCGCCATCTGCCACCCTTTAACATATGCTGCCACCCTCACCAACTCCTTCATAGTCAAGGCAGCCACGATAGCTGTTTTAAGAATTTTCAGCATGGCAGTACCATTCGTCCTTCTACTCAGGAAATTACCTTTCCAGCAAAGCAACGTGATAGAGCACACCTATTGTGAGCACATGTCGGTGGCAAAGTTGGCTTCTGCAGACATACTAGTCAATGTGGTGTATGGGCTGATAATAGCCGCTTCTTCATCTGGTGTAGACATGATCCTTATTATAGTGTCCTATGGTGTAATAATCTCAGCAGTTCTGAGGCTCCCATCCTCCGAGGATCGGTTTAAGGCCTTCAATACATGCGTCTCTCACATCTGTGTGATTATTCTCTTCTACATCCCGGCATTCTTTTCTTTTATAGCTCACAGAGTGGGCCACAAATACATTTCGTTGCAGTTCCACATTATTTTTGCTAACCTTTATGTCCTCATTCCACCAATGATGAACCCAATCATCTACGGCGTAAGAACGAAAGAAATACGGGAGAGGACGCTTGTCATATTTTCCAGGCTGACCAGTAATAGACAATGA
- the LOC141129583 gene encoding olfactory receptor 52Z1P-like, translating to MSNSTGFHPEYFLLMGIPGLEDSHLLISIPFSIMYVLSLLGNSILVLVISANESLHQPMYIFLMMLATSDVLLSSTTVPKTLSIFWFGNHQISFIGCLTEVFFIHFFFCTESAILLSMAYDRYCAICHPLAYAATLTNSFIQKTAMVALFRSIFVITPFAFLLNRLPFQRSNVIGHTYCEHMSVARLATSNIMVNVVYGLVIATCSTGVDLVLIIISYAAIISAVLRLSSSEARFKAFNTCVCHTCVIVLFYIPAFFSFIAHRVGHRHISQQFHIIFANLYVLVPPMMNPIIYGIKTREIRQRALAMLCRGTTNVFGGKCF from the coding sequence atgtcAAATTCCACCGGTTTCCACCCTGAATATTTCCTCCTGATGGGAATTCCTGGCCTGGAGGACTCACATCTCCTGATCTCCATCCCCTTCTCCATCATGTATGTTCTGTCACTTCTGGGAAACTCCATCTTGGTCTTGGTCATCTCAGCCAATGAAAGCCTCCACCAACCCATGTATATCTTCCTGATGATGTTGGCAACCAGCGATGTCCTCTTAAGCTCCACCACCGTACCCAAGACCCTCAGCATCTTCTGGTTTGGTAATCATCAGATCTCTTTCATTGGATGCCTCACCGAAGTGTTCTTCATCCATTTCTTTTTTTGTACTGAATCCGCCATTTTGCTCTCCATGGCCTATGACCGTTACTGCGCCATCTGTCACCCTTTAGCTTACGCTGCAACTCTCACCAACTCCTTCATACAGAAGACGGCCATGGTGGCCCTTTTCAGAAGCATCTTCGTAATTACGCCATTTGCTTTTCTTCTCAACAGATTACCATTCCAGCGAAGCAACGTCATAGGGCACACCTACTGTGAGCACATGTCTGTGGCTAGGTTGGCGACTTCGAATATAATGGTGAATGTGGTGTATGGACTGGTCATAGCCACCTGTTCCACCGGCGTGGACTTGGTCCTCATTATAATTTCCTATGCTGCTATTATCTCAGCAGTTCTGAGGCTCTCATCTTCAGAGGCTCGTTTCAAAGCCTTCAATACATGCGTGTGCCACACCTGTGTCATCGTTCTCTTCTACATACCGGCATTTTTTAGCTTTATAGCTCACAGAGTTGGCCACAGACACATTTCTCAGCAGTTCCACATCATCTTCGCCAACCTCTATGTCCTTGTCCCACCGATGATGAACCCGATCATCTATGGCATAAAAACCAGAGAGATTCGCCAGAGGGCCTTGGCAATGCTTTGTAGAGGGACAACCAATGTCTTTGGGGGAAAATGTTTTTAA